A section of the Hirschia baltica ATCC 49814 genome encodes:
- a CDS encoding glycosyltransferase family 4 protein: protein MTTDKQTAGDASLSNKSLPDLSGKTILQVIPDLAAGGAERTTVEVAEAIVNAGGRALIASAGGRLETELKAVGGELVRRESLPSKNPIKIFQNAGWLQQIISKENVSLIHARSRAPAWSAYWASKATHIPFVTTYHGAYNAKSALKHWYNSVMARGNIVIANSAFIAEHVAITYPKAANRVVTIPRGVDLKAFTKSTISQTQRDAIIESWFSGTKPDLPIILLPGRLTGWKGQKIAIQAMTQLAQNGNKDWILILAGDDQGRTEYTSELRSMIDRESLSEHIKIVGHCSDIPAAMDISDIVLAPSQEAEAFGRVAAEAGALELPTIVSDLGGQRETVIEGVTGFRVKAGDINALSRAIQKALQMPIEQRQIMGKKAALHIQSNFTTANLQAMTLGVYADVLQSKTNTQRLGHSE, encoded by the coding sequence ATGACCACTGATAAGCAAACAGCTGGTGACGCATCATTGTCCAATAAATCTCTGCCAGACCTTTCAGGCAAAACAATCTTACAAGTTATTCCTGATTTAGCAGCTGGCGGCGCAGAGCGTACAACTGTCGAAGTGGCTGAAGCAATCGTAAACGCGGGTGGACGCGCCCTCATTGCCAGTGCCGGCGGACGCCTCGAAACAGAACTTAAAGCAGTTGGCGGAGAGCTAGTCAGACGAGAATCATTACCTTCTAAAAATCCAATAAAGATTTTCCAAAACGCCGGATGGTTGCAACAGATAATCTCCAAGGAAAATGTGTCACTTATCCACGCCCGCTCTCGGGCACCAGCTTGGAGTGCCTATTGGGCTAGCAAGGCAACACATATACCTTTCGTGACAACCTATCACGGTGCCTATAATGCTAAATCAGCTTTGAAGCATTGGTATAACTCTGTCATGGCACGCGGAAACATCGTGATCGCTAATTCAGCATTCATTGCAGAGCATGTCGCCATTACCTACCCAAAAGCTGCGAACAGAGTCGTCACTATCCCTAGAGGCGTGGACCTAAAAGCCTTCACGAAGTCGACAATTTCTCAAACGCAACGCGATGCAATTATTGAATCTTGGTTCTCGGGAACTAAGCCAGATCTACCCATTATTCTCCTACCCGGCCGCCTCACAGGGTGGAAGGGACAAAAAATTGCCATTCAAGCAATGACCCAATTGGCCCAAAACGGCAATAAAGACTGGATACTCATTCTCGCAGGAGATGATCAAGGGCGCACTGAATACACATCAGAATTACGCTCAATGATTGACCGCGAAAGCCTATCTGAACACATCAAAATCGTCGGTCATTGCTCAGATATACCAGCCGCAATGGACATTAGCGATATCGTATTGGCCCCTTCGCAAGAAGCTGAAGCCTTTGGCCGCGTCGCTGCTGAAGCAGGCGCATTGGAACTTCCGACAATCGTGTCAGACCTAGGCGGACAACGCGAAACTGTGATTGAAGGCGTGACCGGATTTAGAGTAAAAGCAGGTGATATCAATGCGTTAAGTCGTGCCATACAAAAAGCACTGCAAATGCCAATTGAACAACGTCAAATTATGGGCAAAAAAGCAGCACTCCACATACAGTCTAATTTCACGACGGCAAACCTGCAGGCGATGACTTTAGGCGTTTACGCTGATGTGCTTCAATCAAAGACCAATACGCAACGCTTAGGGCATTCTGAATGA
- a CDS encoding alpha/beta hydrolase has translation MSFAKTEFHPTPAGKIAFRRSNGNAKKAGIVWCGGLRSDMMGGKATELHQAAMAHDRPFLRFDYTGHGESDVAFENTTIADWKRDALLAIDELIDGPIILVGSSMGGWVSLMAAMERPERVVGLVLIAPAPDFTEKLMWAGFSQEIREEIETKGFWMRPSEYEDDYPITKALIQAGRELQITDSPIDLNNMPVRIIQGVLDDAVPWEYAQNLVTQITSEDVSFHLVKDGDHRMSRPQDIENIKHTVLTLADQLDVSA, from the coding sequence ATGTCTTTTGCCAAAACAGAATTTCATCCAACTCCAGCTGGAAAAATTGCGTTTCGACGTTCAAATGGCAATGCAAAAAAAGCGGGTATTGTGTGGTGTGGTGGTCTGCGTTCAGACATGATGGGCGGCAAAGCAACAGAGCTTCACCAAGCAGCCATGGCACATGATCGACCTTTCTTGCGTTTTGATTATACCGGCCATGGTGAAAGTGATGTCGCCTTTGAAAATACGACGATTGCGGATTGGAAACGCGATGCGTTGCTAGCCATTGATGAACTAATTGATGGCCCGATTATATTGGTCGGCTCGTCTATGGGAGGGTGGGTGTCTCTCATGGCAGCGATGGAGAGACCAGAGCGCGTGGTGGGACTGGTTTTGATTGCACCAGCGCCAGATTTTACCGAAAAACTTATGTGGGCTGGGTTTTCTCAAGAGATCAGAGAAGAAATTGAAACAAAGGGCTTTTGGATGCGCCCATCTGAATATGAAGATGATTATCCAATCACCAAAGCACTGATACAGGCGGGACGTGAGCTTCAGATTACGGATTCGCCAATTGATCTAAACAATATGCCAGTTCGTATTATTCAGGGTGTTTTAGATGATGCTGTGCCTTGGGAATACGCGCAGAATTTGGTGACTCAGATAACATCTGAAGATGTGAGTTTTCATCTCGTCAAAGATGGCGATCATCGCATGTCGCGCCCACAAGATATTGAAAATATCAAACATACTGTTCTGACCTTGGCTGATCAGTTGGATGTTTCAGCCTGA
- a CDS encoding SDR family oxidoreductase — translation MTVRTLMCFGYGYTAKYLAKNVSVSKWKIIGTNRDPETNFDPENKNVRLLTWPDPQFRPPQADAVLISVPPNDKTCPVFAQLDQLKNCFGSKTWIGFLSSTGVYGDLGGGWAFEETPIKPLSTEAKNRAIAERQWQDIGAHIFRLPGIYGPGRSTFDRIRSGKSRRIIKQGQIFSRAHVEDIADLLARSIAKPNPGRIYNVADDVPCSPQELIEHGAKLLGVDPPPAVAFEDAGLPLKAQRFYSECKRISNARAKSELGWRPKYPSYREGLPAILQAETSN, via the coding sequence ATGACTGTTAGAACGTTAATGTGTTTTGGATATGGCTATACCGCAAAATACCTTGCGAAAAACGTTTCGGTTTCGAAATGGAAAATAATTGGCACAAATCGCGACCCCGAAACGAATTTTGATCCCGAAAATAAAAACGTCCGTCTACTGACATGGCCTGATCCGCAATTTCGCCCACCACAGGCAGATGCAGTCCTTATTTCGGTTCCGCCAAACGACAAAACATGCCCGGTTTTTGCTCAGTTAGATCAACTGAAAAATTGTTTCGGATCAAAAACATGGATAGGATTTTTGTCTTCCACCGGTGTTTACGGAGATTTAGGTGGTGGTTGGGCATTTGAAGAAACGCCAATAAAACCGTTAAGCACCGAAGCAAAAAATCGCGCTATTGCGGAAAGACAATGGCAAGATATAGGCGCGCACATATTTCGTCTACCCGGAATTTACGGCCCCGGACGATCCACATTTGACCGCATCAGATCGGGCAAATCCCGCCGTATTATCAAACAAGGCCAGATTTTTTCTCGTGCACATGTAGAAGATATTGCAGATCTTTTGGCGCGCTCAATCGCCAAGCCAAATCCCGGTAGAATATATAATGTCGCTGATGATGTTCCGTGTTCACCGCAAGAGCTTATTGAACATGGCGCAAAACTTTTAGGTGTCGACCCACCCCCAGCTGTCGCATTCGAAGATGCCGGCCTGCCATTAAAAGCCCAGCGCTTTTATTCAGAATGCAAGCGCATTTCCAATGCTCGCGCAAAATCCGAACTTGGCTGGCGTCCCAAATATCCAAGCTATAGAGAAGGTCTACCTGCCATACTTCAGGCTGAAACATCCAACTGA
- a CDS encoding tetratricopeptide repeat protein has protein sequence MIAFVQSSLVSVFMMLDASSQYAEREVERLEACISKLDTSPADAYEDGLAWMAETNRARARHCVALALIELGHLEEGAIRLEDLANATDGGTIQDRAVYLAQSGNAWLIAHRYEAAELTLSNAIRLSPSDPELYKDRARARVMLKQWLGVDSDATEALALDQNDLDALKMRIKARLGLNELDLAEKDLKVAMYLAPKDIDVLVLRGEVRDALRKSGNTHR, from the coding sequence ATGATCGCCTTCGTCCAGTCTAGTCTGGTATCAGTTTTTATGATGCTAGATGCATCATCACAATATGCGGAAAGAGAAGTCGAGCGGCTTGAGGCATGTATTAGCAAATTGGATACATCTCCTGCTGATGCATATGAAGACGGTCTTGCATGGATGGCTGAAACTAATCGCGCCCGTGCCAGACATTGCGTTGCCCTTGCTTTGATAGAATTGGGGCATCTGGAAGAGGGTGCTATTCGGCTTGAAGATTTGGCAAATGCCACAGATGGCGGCACCATACAGGACCGTGCTGTTTATTTGGCCCAATCAGGTAATGCTTGGCTGATTGCGCATCGCTATGAAGCGGCGGAGCTAACTTTGAGTAATGCTATTCGCTTATCCCCTTCTGATCCTGAATTATATAAAGATCGAGCCCGCGCCCGCGTGATGCTCAAGCAATGGTTAGGGGTGGATTCAGATGCGACCGAGGCGTTGGCGTTAGATCAAAATGATCTTGATGCATTGAAAATGCGCATAAAAGCACGGCTGGGATTGAATGAATTAGACCTAGCTGAAAAAGATCTGAAAGTGGCTATGTATTTAGCGCCAAAAGACATTGATGTTTTGGTGCTGCGCGGAGAAGTGCGCGATGCCCTCCGTAAAAGCGGGAATACGCACCGATAG
- a CDS encoding FKBP-type peptidyl-prolyl cis-trans isomerase, with translation MLKRFILSLLAVCFVAACSDTQSSEISLTDPFATALPWDESRSDIIKTESGLQYIVLKSGDKDGINPLPTDQVVVHYDGRLAEGGKKFDSSYDRGSPATFPAGGLIPGWVEALQLMTPGDEWMVFIPSDLGYGQHGAGGDIPPNADLVFRVSLEDVIEGPKPIKVDETIWSKYAQWPTDSDEVVKTDTGLQYIILKSGDENGISPTPSDQVVAHYDGRLATNGQKFDSSFDRGEPAVFPAGGLIPGWVEALQLMKPGDEWMLYVPADLAYGEDGAGGAIPPNTDLMFMLHLKDVRVTPKSDEAAWAKYSDWPSDAEEVIKTESGLQYVILESGDPDGVSPRPQDMVDVHYEGRLASDGSMFDSSFQRGESAQFPAGRLIPGWVEGLQLMKPGDRWMMYIPYELAYGEAGRPPVIPAKADLMFEVALGGVQRAD, from the coding sequence ATGCTGAAACGCTTTATACTTAGTCTGCTCGCTGTTTGCTTCGTCGCAGCTTGCTCTGACACTCAATCCTCGGAGATATCTTTGACTGATCCATTTGCAACCGCCTTACCTTGGGATGAATCCCGTTCAGACATCATCAAAACAGAAAGCGGGCTGCAATATATCGTCCTTAAATCTGGCGATAAAGACGGCATCAACCCTCTCCCAACCGACCAAGTTGTAGTTCACTATGACGGTCGTCTCGCAGAGGGTGGCAAGAAATTTGACTCATCCTATGATCGCGGTTCACCGGCTACTTTTCCAGCTGGTGGTTTAATCCCGGGCTGGGTAGAAGCACTTCAACTTATGACGCCCGGCGATGAGTGGATGGTTTTCATTCCGTCAGACCTAGGATATGGCCAACACGGCGCAGGTGGTGACATCCCGCCAAATGCAGACCTTGTATTCCGCGTCTCTCTTGAAGACGTTATCGAAGGCCCAAAGCCAATCAAAGTAGACGAGACAATCTGGTCAAAATACGCACAATGGCCAACAGATTCAGACGAAGTTGTAAAAACTGATACCGGCTTACAATACATCATCCTTAAATCTGGTGATGAAAACGGCATAAGCCCGACACCATCAGATCAAGTCGTTGCTCATTACGATGGACGTCTTGCTACAAATGGTCAAAAATTTGACTCTTCATTTGATCGCGGTGAGCCTGCTGTTTTCCCAGCTGGTGGTCTTATCCCAGGTTGGGTTGAAGCACTGCAACTGATGAAACCTGGTGATGAATGGATGCTTTATGTACCAGCTGATCTCGCTTATGGCGAAGACGGTGCCGGCGGCGCTATTCCACCAAACACAGACTTGATGTTCATGCTTCACCTGAAAGACGTTCGCGTCACACCAAAGTCAGATGAAGCAGCTTGGGCAAAATATTCAGATTGGCCTAGCGATGCCGAAGAAGTCATCAAGACAGAAAGCGGCTTGCAATATGTCATCCTAGAATCTGGTGATCCAGATGGTGTCAGCCCACGTCCGCAAGACATGGTAGATGTTCACTACGAAGGTCGCCTAGCATCAGACGGAAGCATGTTTGACTCTTCCTTCCAGCGCGGCGAGTCCGCTCAATTTCCAGCTGGTCGTCTGATCCCAGGTTGGGTTGAAGGCCTCCAATTGATGAAACCAGGCGACCGTTGGATGATGTATATCCCATACGAGCTAGCCTATGGTGAAGCTGGACGCCCACCGGTTATCCCAGCTAAAGCAGACCTGATGTTCGAAGTCGCTCTTGGCGGTGTTCAACGCGCTGACTAA
- a CDS encoding threonine ammonia-lyase, with the protein MTDAKTISYEDILAAAKELEGELERTPMRKSRTLSEITGAEIWIKFENLQFTAAFKERGALNKLKSLTEAEKKAGVVAMSAGNHAQGVAYHAARLGIPATIVMPKSTPFVKVEHTRNYGARVILHGEMLTESDAYARELEAKEGLTFIHPYDDAKVVAGQGTIALEMLEDQPDLEYLVVPVGGGGLIGGMTVAAKHINPDIHIVGVEPSMYPSLTAEMRNEEAQVGGATIAEGIAVKKVGEIGAAICREMMDEVLLVEEEHLERAITLLATVEKTVAEGAGAAGLAALLAYPQKFSGRRVGLVVCGGNIDTRLLASVLTRSLVREKRLASIRMVGGDNPGLLADVSRIIGEGGANIIEVAHNRIALDVPAKGAEFDILIETRDAQHTQDIVDALSRAGFPPRSQD; encoded by the coding sequence GTGACCGACGCAAAAACAATCTCATATGAAGACATATTAGCTGCAGCCAAAGAGCTGGAAGGCGAACTGGAACGCACGCCAATGCGTAAATCCCGTACATTGTCAGAGATTACCGGCGCGGAAATTTGGATTAAATTTGAAAACCTCCAATTTACGGCTGCTTTCAAAGAACGCGGCGCGCTAAACAAGCTAAAAAGCTTAACTGAGGCTGAGAAAAAAGCCGGCGTCGTCGCGATGTCTGCGGGAAATCACGCCCAAGGTGTCGCCTATCATGCTGCCCGCTTAGGTATTCCAGCAACCATCGTCATGCCCAAATCAACTCCCTTTGTGAAGGTTGAGCATACACGTAATTATGGTGCACGGGTCATCCTCCACGGAGAAATGCTAACTGAGTCTGATGCCTACGCGCGCGAATTGGAAGCAAAAGAAGGCCTCACATTCATCCACCCATATGACGACGCCAAAGTCGTCGCTGGACAAGGCACAATAGCTTTGGAAATGTTAGAGGATCAACCAGATCTGGAATATCTTGTCGTTCCAGTCGGAGGCGGTGGTTTAATTGGTGGCATGACTGTAGCCGCTAAACACATCAACCCGGATATCCATATTGTTGGTGTTGAACCTAGCATGTACCCATCTTTGACCGCTGAAATGCGCAATGAAGAAGCCCAAGTTGGTGGCGCAACGATTGCCGAAGGTATCGCCGTTAAAAAAGTAGGTGAAATCGGTGCCGCTATCTGCCGCGAGATGATGGACGAGGTATTGCTCGTTGAAGAAGAGCATCTTGAACGTGCGATTACATTGCTTGCGACAGTTGAGAAAACTGTTGCTGAAGGTGCCGGCGCCGCTGGTTTAGCGGCCCTACTCGCCTACCCGCAAAAATTCTCCGGTCGCCGTGTCGGTCTTGTTGTATGTGGCGGAAATATTGATACACGTTTGCTCGCATCCGTTTTAACGCGCTCGCTTGTACGTGAAAAACGCTTAGCCTCTATTCGTATGGTTGGCGGTGACAATCCGGGCTTGCTTGCCGATGTGTCCCGTATCATTGGTGAAGGCGGCGCCAACATAATCGAAGTGGCTCACAATCGAATAGCACTGGATGTGCCTGCCAAAGGCGCCGAATTTGATATTTTGATCGAAACACGCGACGCGCAACACACGCAGGACATCGTAGATGCTTTGTCCAGAGCAGGTTTCCCACCACGCTCACAAGACTAG
- a CDS encoding GNAT family N-acetyltransferase: MWFDVGPLVVKAHCVSPSDLTRDELNAWHRILSENPALRSPYLSPSWAKLVNRSRADSKVVVFTRDSKPVGFLPAQRLNGHAALPLGGPICDYQCYIAGNDTKFDPRLALDALNVQRIDFTGLTDGHACCAPHIKSEDSGMLVDLSSGWEGYQEAKRASGSSVIKRTRKKFRKMKSECKNVTFDAFTHNKSDFETLMQWKRDQWKRTNSVDVMSKPWISQIISDSFDISEESFGGELFTLKSDGELVAALYALKLDKVLHAWFVGYSRDYECYSPGLILFTEAIHAMADAGYEMLDLGGGDYRFKQSLATQTRVAGPGFVGSTNLATLSRSLQYKLRASVEAMPLGPVSDWPAKAMRRVDVMRGMHNSNA; encoded by the coding sequence ATGTGGTTTGATGTAGGACCGTTAGTTGTGAAAGCACACTGCGTATCGCCGAGTGATTTGACAAGAGACGAGCTGAATGCTTGGCATAGAATCCTGTCTGAGAATCCTGCTTTAAGAAGTCCCTATCTTTCACCAAGTTGGGCAAAGCTTGTAAATCGTTCACGAGCTGACTCTAAAGTTGTTGTCTTCACAAGAGATTCAAAACCCGTCGGATTCTTACCTGCTCAACGTTTAAATGGACATGCTGCATTGCCATTGGGCGGCCCAATCTGTGATTATCAGTGTTACATTGCTGGAAACGACACCAAATTTGACCCACGCCTCGCTTTGGATGCCCTTAATGTTCAACGTATAGATTTTACTGGCCTGACCGACGGCCACGCCTGCTGCGCACCCCACATCAAATCTGAAGATTCAGGCATGTTGGTCGATCTCTCATCTGGTTGGGAAGGCTATCAAGAAGCAAAGCGCGCATCTGGTTCCAGCGTTATCAAACGCACACGGAAAAAATTCCGCAAAATGAAATCTGAATGCAAAAATGTAACATTTGACGCTTTCACTCACAATAAATCTGATTTTGAAACTTTGATGCAATGGAAACGCGATCAATGGAAAAGAACAAACTCCGTTGACGTCATGTCAAAGCCTTGGATTAGTCAGATCATTTCAGATTCATTTGATATTTCCGAAGAAAGTTTTGGAGGTGAGTTATTTACCTTGAAATCAGATGGTGAACTTGTCGCTGCCCTTTACGCGCTGAAGTTAGACAAAGTTCTTCATGCTTGGTTTGTCGGATATTCAAGAGATTATGAATGCTATTCACCGGGATTAATATTATTCACTGAAGCCATCCATGCTATGGCAGATGCAGGATATGAAATGCTGGATCTTGGTGGGGGCGATTATCGCTTCAAACAAAGCCTCGCCACTCAAACCCGAGTCGCTGGTCCTGGTTTTGTCGGATCTACCAATCTCGCAACACTTTCCAGATCTCTTCAATATAAATTGCGTGCTTCAGTAGAGGCAATGCCGTTGGGACCGGTCAGTGATTGGCCAGCCAAAGCCATGCGTCGTGTGGACGTCATGCGCGGTATGCACAATTCAAACGCATAA
- a CDS encoding heme biosynthesis protein HemY: MRIVILLAVVILTIAAVTYAFNAPDDVSIAFNGAEYGMSRYTAGILVIVTGALVAVGWYVLSTILRIPFALNRSAKRARFGKARNALADGLIAAEGGDSIDALKKARKSTNLAKSDASDRKLSYLLAARAAEANGDWSDAEHAYSDLSREKGAELVGLRGLAAAAIQRGDLRGAETHTRKALSLKSNASWPFSTLFELQTKAADWESANETLTIGEKRKSIDLEVARRRRAVLHTAQASRIRQKAPEKAERLAADAARMAPSFPPAAYIAASLQLAAGKASKAQASIEGAWRIRPHPALALLWRDLKTNEPTSARAKRLNALAHINPSHRESRILLVEAAMIQGQWDEAEETLSHVLREGETTRLCTLMEAIVGGRGDVEQASRWSRLASSAAREADWSDIDPDGRAFNFINEDWARLVYTFGDAGSLIHPRYETYGGELETIAHIALPSPTKSNPVQPPENLAVIEPALEEETGKNKEEIIVDGDEVEQNGRTQ; this comes from the coding sequence ATGCGAATAGTCATATTGCTAGCCGTTGTTATCCTGACGATCGCTGCTGTTACATACGCCTTTAACGCACCAGATGACGTCTCGATTGCTTTCAATGGCGCTGAATATGGCATGTCTCGCTACACAGCTGGTATTTTGGTGATTGTCACAGGTGCCTTGGTTGCCGTTGGTTGGTATGTTCTTTCAACGATCCTTCGCATTCCATTTGCATTAAACAGAAGCGCAAAGCGCGCCAGATTTGGGAAAGCACGCAATGCTCTGGCTGATGGTCTGATCGCAGCCGAAGGTGGAGATTCAATCGATGCTTTAAAAAAAGCACGCAAATCGACCAATCTCGCAAAATCAGATGCTAGTGATCGCAAACTTTCCTATCTGCTGGCAGCGCGCGCCGCAGAAGCCAATGGCGACTGGAGTGATGCTGAACATGCCTATAGCGATCTCTCCCGTGAAAAAGGGGCCGAGTTAGTTGGCCTGCGAGGCCTTGCAGCGGCCGCAATTCAACGCGGCGACCTTCGCGGCGCAGAAACTCACACACGTAAGGCTTTATCTCTCAAATCCAATGCTAGCTGGCCTTTTAGCACATTGTTTGAACTACAAACTAAAGCGGCTGATTGGGAATCGGCAAATGAAACACTGACCATTGGTGAAAAGCGCAAATCCATTGATTTAGAGGTGGCTCGCCGCCGGCGCGCTGTTCTTCATACTGCTCAAGCTTCTCGCATTCGCCAAAAAGCACCCGAAAAAGCAGAAAGACTAGCCGCAGATGCGGCACGTATGGCTCCTAGTTTTCCGCCAGCCGCCTATATCGCTGCTAGTTTACAATTAGCAGCAGGCAAAGCATCCAAAGCACAAGCAAGCATAGAAGGCGCATGGCGAATTCGTCCCCACCCAGCGCTGGCATTGCTATGGCGTGATCTTAAAACAAATGAACCAACTTCCGCACGTGCAAAACGCTTAAATGCGCTTGCACACATTAATCCATCGCATCGTGAAAGCCGTATTTTACTCGTTGAAGCCGCTATGATTCAAGGCCAATGGGACGAAGCCGAAGAAACGCTCAGCCATGTTCTTCGCGAAGGTGAAACCACGCGCTTGTGCACGCTTATGGAGGCAATTGTCGGCGGGCGCGGCGATGTAGAACAAGCATCAAGATGGTCACGTTTAGCTTCATCTGCAGCCAGAGAAGCCGATTGGTCTGATATTGATCCAGATGGTCGTGCATTCAATTTCATCAATGAAGATTGGGCACGCCTCGTCTACACATTTGGAGATGCAGGTTCACTCATCCACCCAAGATATGAAACCTATGGCGGCGAATTGGAAACCATTGCTCATATAGCGTTGCCATCTCCGACAAAATCTAATCCGGTTCAACCTCCAGAAAATCTTGCAGTCATTGAACCTGCTCTTGAAGAAGAAACAGGTAAAAACAAAGAAGAGATTATCGTCGATGGTGATGAAGTCGAGCAAAATGGTCGCACACAATAA
- a CDS encoding uroporphyrinogen-III synthase produces MTKLLTVLVTRAEPGATQTTNRLKQNGFLGEKLPAIKLTQTSIVFNQQNYKGALIFTSQNGVQFAPRAPFRHAKQVFCVGDATAQAARQAGFKNIHSARGDANDLKQFISENWKPNNGPLLHMGNSTPRGNIVQDLNDEGYDAEFLPVYQSKIHPDFEEKLRHRLQMDLKLDVILVHSPMAAEFIDLALQDWSQLSSITLPKVVAISPDAGNPLKDLFNEKVICAAKPNEISLLEQLKVS; encoded by the coding sequence ATGACAAAATTGCTTACGGTTTTAGTCACCCGCGCGGAACCAGGTGCTACACAGACGACAAACCGATTGAAACAAAATGGTTTTTTGGGTGAAAAACTACCAGCAATAAAGCTCACCCAGACTTCAATTGTATTTAATCAGCAAAACTATAAAGGTGCGCTGATTTTCACTAGCCAAAATGGCGTTCAATTTGCGCCTCGCGCTCCATTTCGACATGCAAAACAGGTCTTTTGTGTCGGCGATGCAACCGCACAAGCAGCACGTCAAGCTGGTTTTAAAAATATTCACTCCGCTCGCGGTGATGCAAATGATTTAAAACAATTTATTAGTGAAAACTGGAAGCCCAATAATGGACCATTGCTTCATATGGGTAATTCCACCCCGCGCGGAAATATCGTTCAAGATCTGAATGATGAGGGGTATGACGCAGAGTTCTTACCTGTCTACCAATCTAAAATTCATCCTGATTTTGAAGAAAAATTGCGACATCGCTTACAAATGGATTTGAAGCTTGATGTTATTCTGGTTCATTCACCCATGGCCGCAGAGTTTATAGATCTCGCGCTTCAAGATTGGTCCCAATTATCCAGCATTACACTTCCTAAAGTCGTAGCAATTTCCCCAGATGCGGGAAATCCGCTCAAAGATCTCTTCAACGAGAAGGTAATTTGCGCTGCAAAACCTAATGAAATTAGTCTGTTAGAACAGCTTAAAGTCTCTTGA
- the hemC gene encoding hydroxymethylbilane synthase gives MSNKNSTQTQAKPLTNSTQIVKIGARGSPLAVQQAEDFAARFKEIVGNTVEIEIHTFTTSGDQLLDKRLQDAGGKGLFTRELDIAQLSGRIDIVVHSLKDVPTVLPDGLQMGCYLPREDPRDALFGKVGNIKDLPHGATLGTASLRRSAQALALRPDLKIVMFRGNVQTRLRKLEEGQADATLLAAAGLNRLGMTDKAAGFMPKEEMLPACGQGIVCTTLTNNAEDWIFKACLQIDVLESRIAAIAERAFLKRLDGSCRTPIAGHLSFNETGVDMRGEVLADDGSKRWFSQMSLDTIPDENQAASLGFELGEKVAKLRDNKGQ, from the coding sequence GTGAGCAACAAAAACTCGACACAAACTCAGGCAAAACCCCTCACCAATTCAACACAGATTGTAAAGATTGGTGCACGTGGATCGCCACTTGCCGTGCAGCAAGCTGAAGATTTTGCGGCTCGTTTTAAAGAAATTGTCGGGAATACAGTCGAAATTGAGATCCACACTTTCACTACTTCCGGCGACCAATTATTAGACAAGCGCTTACAAGATGCTGGCGGCAAAGGCCTATTCACAAGAGAGCTGGACATCGCGCAACTATCAGGACGCATCGATATTGTGGTTCATTCTCTCAAAGATGTACCAACAGTGCTCCCAGACGGATTGCAAATGGGATGCTATCTACCGCGCGAAGACCCACGAGACGCATTGTTTGGAAAAGTGGGCAATATCAAAGACCTACCTCATGGTGCAACCCTTGGAACAGCAAGTCTACGTCGCAGCGCCCAAGCCCTAGCCCTTCGTCCAGACCTAAAAATCGTTATGTTTAGAGGCAATGTGCAAACTCGCCTGCGCAAACTAGAAGAAGGTCAAGCTGACGCCACACTACTCGCTGCCGCAGGTCTAAACCGTTTAGGTATGACAGACAAAGCAGCCGGTTTTATGCCCAAAGAAGAAATGTTGCCCGCATGTGGACAAGGCATTGTCTGCACCACACTAACCAATAATGCAGAAGACTGGATTTTTAAGGCATGTCTGCAAATTGATGTTCTAGAATCACGTATTGCCGCAATAGCCGAGCGTGCTTTTCTTAAAAGATTAGACGGATCTTGCCGCACGCCGATTGCCGGACATTTGAGCTTTAATGAAACTGGTGTGGATATGCGCGGAGAAGTCTTGGCTGATGATGGCAGCAAACGCTGGTTTTCACAAATGAGCCTTGATACAATTCCAGATGAAAACCAAGCAGCTTCATTAGGGTTTGAATTAGGTGAAAAAGTCGCCAAACTCAGGGATAATAAGGGTCAATAA